From one Paenibacillus terrae HPL-003 genomic stretch:
- the phoU gene encoding phosphate signaling complex protein PhoU, giving the protein MIRRKGFDEGLDELRAVLREMGAHVSKALDQAIECLQTKNTELAQQVVKNDASLNALEESILDMGSKLIITQQPVAKDLRRIIVAFKISSDLERMGDLALDIAKVTLRLEGQQIMKPLVDIPHMASIVKEMIDDAIQSYLDENTDLAYKMAKEDDHVDSMYSHMISDLYAFMVENPAEASQAMLQLLVGRYIERIGDHATNIGESTVYLVTGERPDLNQ; this is encoded by the coding sequence ATGATACGCAGAAAAGGTTTTGATGAGGGATTAGATGAGCTGAGAGCCGTACTGCGCGAAATGGGTGCACATGTATCGAAGGCACTCGATCAGGCCATTGAATGTTTGCAGACCAAAAATACGGAATTGGCCCAGCAGGTGGTCAAAAATGATGCATCCCTCAATGCGCTGGAAGAGAGCATTCTCGATATGGGCTCCAAGCTCATTATTACCCAGCAGCCGGTAGCCAAGGATTTGCGCCGGATCATTGTTGCTTTTAAAATTTCTAGTGATCTGGAAAGAATGGGAGATTTAGCGCTGGATATTGCCAAGGTCACTTTGCGTCTGGAAGGGCAACAGATCATGAAGCCGCTGGTGGATATTCCACACATGGCTTCGATTGTTAAAGAAATGATTGACGATGCAATACAATCGTATTTGGATGAAAATACGGATCTGGCCTATAAAATGGCCAAAGAGGATGACCACGTGGATTCCATGTACAGCCACATGATCAGTGATTTGTATGCGTTTATGGTAGAAAATCCGGCAGAGGCTTCACAAGCCATGCTGCAACTGCTCGTAGGGCGATATATTGAGCGGATTGGTGACCATGCGACGAATATCGGTGAAAGCACCGTATATCTCGTGACAGGGGAGCGGCCGGATTTGAACCAGTAG
- the polA gene encoding DNA polymerase I, whose translation MDKLMLIDGNSIIYRAFFAMPPLTNSSGQQTNAVYGFTTMLLRLLEEHKPTHILVAFDAGKITFRHKGYEDYKGGREKTPPELSQQFPLLKELLTAFGIAQFELDGYEADDIIGTLSKTADEAGFNVLVVTGDKDMLQLASDNVTVGLTRKGVTEVETYGPEQIQERYGLKPLQIIDLKGLMGDTSDNIPGIPGVGEKTALKLLHQYGSVEEVLAHTDELKGKMKERVETHADDARMSKDLATIYRDVTLDKQLEDVVFDGLQAETGGPALAKLEFKSLLERLSFSGEVGSAGIGVEEAAADVTVLDEQRISELVNVLDTVDLLHVETHGDNPHHAEIVGLVFGAAGRQFFMTLAVLQTDAAKPVREWLADAGCKKRGHDLHRTDLALHWHGIEFAGAEFDVQLAGYLLDPTDANQSLSGLAAKYGLSSIRPDDEVFGKGAKYKVPDVDVLSDHVARKAAVIEALVPVQQAELEKTEMHKLFHELEMPLSRILADMEKQGILVNVEELRALGKEFEAQIETLVREIYIIAGVEFNLNSPKQLGEILFDKLGLPVIKKTKTGYSTDAEVLEKLAPYHDIVQNILQYRTIAKLQSTYVEGLLKEISDKTGKLHTYFRQTVAATGRLSSQFPNLQNIPIRLEEGRKIRKVFVPSEPGWSILAADYSQIELRVLADISDDERLKEAFVHDMDIHTKTASDVFGIPAEDVDSNMRRSAKAVNFGIVYGISDYGLSQNLNITRKEAARFIDQYFDVFQGVRRYMDDIVKDAKRDGYVKTLLERRRYLPEINASNFNLRSFAERTAMNTPIQGTAADIIKLAMVQMDAALRDRNLRSRMLLQVHDELVFEVPPEEMETMKELVPATMEAALKLAVPLKAEVSYGSNWYEAK comes from the coding sequence ATGGATAAACTCATGCTTATAGATGGCAACAGTATCATTTACCGGGCGTTTTTCGCTATGCCGCCGTTAACGAATTCGAGCGGACAGCAGACGAACGCGGTGTACGGATTTACAACGATGTTGCTGCGGCTTTTGGAGGAGCACAAGCCGACACATATACTGGTTGCCTTTGATGCCGGAAAAATAACGTTCCGCCATAAAGGATACGAGGATTACAAGGGTGGACGGGAGAAAACGCCGCCGGAGCTGTCCCAACAATTCCCGCTGCTGAAAGAGCTGTTGACCGCCTTCGGCATTGCCCAGTTTGAGCTGGATGGCTATGAGGCGGACGATATCATTGGAACCCTGTCTAAAACCGCGGACGAAGCTGGTTTTAACGTGCTGGTGGTTACCGGAGATAAGGATATGCTTCAGTTGGCTTCAGACAACGTCACTGTCGGCTTGACCCGCAAAGGGGTTACCGAGGTGGAGACGTACGGACCTGAGCAGATTCAGGAGCGTTATGGCTTGAAGCCGCTGCAAATCATCGACCTCAAAGGTCTGATGGGCGATACGTCGGATAACATTCCCGGGATTCCGGGTGTGGGGGAAAAAACAGCGCTCAAGCTACTGCATCAGTATGGATCGGTCGAAGAGGTGCTGGCGCATACGGATGAGCTGAAAGGAAAAATGAAAGAGCGCGTCGAAACGCATGCAGATGATGCACGGATGAGCAAGGATTTGGCGACCATCTATCGGGATGTAACGCTGGACAAGCAGTTGGAAGATGTTGTCTTCGATGGGCTGCAAGCAGAAACGGGAGGACCTGCTCTGGCGAAGCTGGAGTTTAAGTCCTTGCTGGAGCGGTTATCCTTTTCGGGCGAGGTTGGCAGTGCAGGAATAGGCGTAGAGGAAGCCGCGGCTGACGTGACCGTTCTGGACGAACAGCGGATTAGCGAGCTGGTAAATGTACTGGATACTGTCGATCTGCTACATGTGGAGACCCATGGCGATAATCCGCATCATGCTGAAATTGTGGGGCTGGTATTTGGCGCAGCGGGACGACAGTTTTTTATGACCTTGGCTGTATTGCAAACTGATGCAGCCAAGCCTGTCCGTGAATGGCTCGCCGATGCTGGGTGCAAAAAACGGGGGCATGATCTGCACCGTACGGATTTAGCTTTGCATTGGCACGGGATCGAATTTGCCGGGGCCGAGTTCGATGTGCAGTTGGCCGGATATTTGCTGGACCCAACGGATGCGAACCAGTCACTGAGCGGATTGGCAGCCAAGTATGGCTTGTCTTCGATTCGTCCGGACGATGAAGTATTTGGCAAAGGCGCTAAATATAAAGTGCCTGATGTGGATGTGCTGTCCGATCATGTGGCGCGCAAGGCAGCGGTGATTGAAGCGCTGGTGCCTGTACAGCAGGCTGAGCTGGAAAAAACGGAAATGCACAAGCTCTTCCATGAGCTGGAAATGCCGTTGTCCCGCATTTTGGCGGATATGGAGAAGCAGGGCATTTTGGTGAATGTGGAAGAACTGCGCGCTTTGGGTAAAGAATTTGAAGCCCAGATTGAAACGCTGGTGCGCGAGATTTACATCATTGCCGGTGTGGAGTTCAATCTGAATTCGCCCAAGCAGCTAGGTGAAATTTTGTTCGATAAGCTGGGCCTTCCTGTTATCAAAAAGACGAAAACCGGGTACTCCACCGATGCCGAGGTACTGGAAAAGCTCGCCCCATACCATGATATCGTGCAAAACATTTTGCAGTATCGTACTATTGCGAAACTCCAATCCACGTATGTAGAAGGATTACTTAAGGAAATTTCGGATAAAACGGGCAAGTTGCATACGTATTTCCGGCAGACAGTTGCAGCAACCGGACGATTGAGCAGTCAATTCCCAAATTTGCAAAATATTCCGATTCGTCTGGAAGAGGGACGTAAAATTCGTAAGGTATTTGTGCCGTCCGAGCCGGGTTGGTCCATTCTGGCGGCGGACTATTCGCAGATCGAGCTAAGGGTGCTGGCTGATATTTCGGATGATGAGCGATTGAAAGAAGCCTTTGTCCACGACATGGACATCCATACGAAGACGGCGTCCGATGTGTTTGGCATCCCTGCGGAAGACGTAGATTCTAACATGCGGCGTTCTGCCAAGGCGGTTAACTTCGGGATTGTCTACGGGATCAGTGATTACGGTTTGTCGCAAAACCTGAACATTACGCGCAAGGAAGCCGCTCGCTTTATTGACCAATATTTTGATGTGTTCCAGGGCGTTCGTCGTTACATGGATGATATTGTGAAGGATGCGAAGCGGGACGGATACGTAAAAACGCTGCTGGAACGCAGACGTTATTTGCCGGAGATTAACGCCAGCAACTTCAACCTGCGTTCGTTCGCGGAGCGTACCGCAATGAATACGCCGATTCAGGGTACCGCAGCCGATATTATCAAGCTGGCGATGGTCCAGATGGATGCGGCGCTTCGCGACCGTAATCTTCGCAGCCGTATGCTGCTTCAAGTACATGATGAGCTGGTTTTCGAGGTTCCGCCGGAGGAAATGGAAACGATGAAAGAGCTTGTCCCGGCTACGATGGAAGCGGCGTTGAAGCTGGCTGTACCGCTCAAAGCGGAAGTTAGCTATGGAAGTAATTGGTATGAAGCGAAATAA
- the mutM gene encoding DNA-formamidopyrimidine glycosylase produces MPELPEVETIKRTLNELIVDKHIDHVTVNLPRIIQRPDDIHAFAMELAGHRITGVERRGKFLRILLDGLVLVSHLRMEGRYGLYSQNDPVEKHTHVIFHFTDGTELRYQDVRQFGTMHLFTEGQDLLEKPLNKLGLEPLDESFTPEALRAAVGTRSTSIKAALLNQSYVVGIGNIYVDESLFKAGIHPAQSAKSLDDNQFRVLHEAIISTLSASILVGGSSIKSFVNGQGQSGDFQHQLQIYGRSVKPCVNCGTLIEKSVVAGRGTHHCPVCQPLR; encoded by the coding sequence ATGCCGGAATTACCGGAAGTAGAAACGATTAAACGAACGTTAAACGAGCTTATCGTCGATAAACATATAGATCATGTGACCGTGAATCTGCCGCGCATTATTCAGCGGCCTGATGATATACACGCTTTTGCTATGGAATTGGCTGGTCATCGCATTACAGGAGTGGAGAGACGCGGAAAGTTTTTACGGATTCTGCTGGACGGGCTGGTGCTCGTTTCCCATCTCAGGATGGAAGGACGATATGGCCTGTATTCGCAAAATGATCCTGTGGAAAAGCATACTCACGTTATCTTTCATTTTACAGATGGTACGGAATTACGCTATCAGGACGTTCGCCAATTCGGCACGATGCATTTATTTACGGAAGGACAGGATTTGCTGGAAAAGCCGCTGAACAAGCTCGGTTTGGAGCCGCTGGACGAGTCCTTTACACCGGAGGCACTTCGCGCTGCTGTGGGGACCCGCTCGACTTCGATCAAGGCAGCGCTGTTAAACCAGTCATATGTCGTGGGCATCGGGAATATTTATGTGGATGAATCGTTGTTTAAGGCGGGGATACATCCGGCACAGTCAGCCAAAAGTTTGGATGATAACCAATTTCGTGTGCTGCATGAAGCTATTATCTCCACATTGAGCGCGTCGATTTTGGTCGGAGGCTCGTCCATCAAATCATTTGTCAACGGACAAGGGCAATCGGGCGACTTCCAGCATCAATTGCAAATCTATGGACGTAGCGTTAAGCCTTGTGTTAACTGTGGTACATTGATCGAAAAATCGGTCGTAGCCGGACGTGGTACACATCATTGCCCGGTCTGCCAACCTCTGCGGTAA
- the ytaF gene encoding sporulation membrane protein YtaF, giving the protein MANHWGALLLLAFALSLDSFGVGVTYGLRKMKIPLLSIVIISVCSGLVIGISMQLGALLSQVLSPLYTTVFGAVILIGIGCHSLYQSLHRKEDLIDDSDPVSRNVLEGEKSLEVQEERTVFSLEFRKWGLVIRILRSPSAADMDRSGSISAAEAVWLGIALSIDAFGAGLGAAMLGFQPLATALAIALFSGTFLIAGMKTGFCLSAFRFMKALGVLPALLLIMMGILKLL; this is encoded by the coding sequence GTGGCTAATCATTGGGGAGCCCTGCTGCTGCTGGCATTTGCGCTAAGTCTTGACAGTTTCGGAGTCGGTGTTACATATGGGCTACGCAAAATGAAAATTCCACTGCTGTCCATTGTCATCATTTCAGTATGCTCAGGTTTGGTCATTGGCATATCGATGCAGCTAGGCGCATTATTGTCCCAGGTTCTGTCTCCTCTATATACGACGGTTTTTGGTGCTGTCATTCTGATTGGGATTGGCTGCCACTCTTTGTATCAGTCCCTGCATCGCAAGGAAGATCTGATTGATGATTCTGATCCTGTGAGCAGAAATGTTCTGGAGGGTGAGAAATCTTTAGAAGTACAAGAGGAACGGACCGTATTTTCTTTGGAATTCCGCAAATGGGGTCTCGTTATTCGGATTCTCCGAAGTCCGTCTGCTGCGGATATGGACCGTTCAGGCAGTATATCCGCTGCGGAGGCGGTTTGGTTAGGTATCGCTTTATCGATAGATGCGTTCGGTGCAGGATTGGGAGCAGCTATGCTAGGGTTCCAGCCACTCGCTACCGCGCTGGCTATTGCATTATTCAGCGGGACTTTTTTGATTGCAGGTATGAAAACAGGCTTCTGTCTGTCGGCATTTCGATTTATGAAGGCGCTGGGTGTGTTACCGGCATTATTATTGATTATGATGGGCATATTGAAGCTGTTATGA
- the coaE gene encoding dephospho-CoA kinase (Dephospho-CoA kinase (CoaE) performs the final step in coenzyme A biosynthesis.) has translation MNIGLTGGIATGKSTVSALLVAKGALLIDADAIAREVMLPGHPVLTAVIQHFGQAVMNSDGTLHRKKLGEIVFGDPVQRQALNDITHPAIREEMRTRMESYEREHPDKLVLADIPLLYESGLESLYDEIMVVYVPRDVQIQRLMLRDGLTEEQAGLRLSAQMDIEQKRSLADVVIDNSGIQAETKQQIDQFWQRKGLA, from the coding sequence ATGAATATCGGATTAACCGGAGGTATTGCTACCGGTAAAAGCACCGTGTCGGCTCTACTGGTCGCCAAGGGTGCGCTGCTGATCGACGCAGATGCCATTGCCCGGGAAGTGATGCTTCCGGGGCACCCGGTGCTGACGGCGGTCATACAGCATTTTGGACAAGCTGTGATGAACAGTGATGGAACTCTGCATCGCAAAAAGCTGGGCGAGATTGTATTTGGAGACCCTGTCCAGCGGCAGGCGCTTAACGATATTACACATCCTGCGATTCGTGAGGAAATGCGTACGCGTATGGAATCTTACGAGCGGGAACATCCGGACAAGCTTGTTTTGGCGGATATCCCGTTACTGTATGAGTCAGGGCTGGAGAGCTTGTACGATGAAATTATGGTGGTATACGTACCACGCGATGTGCAGATCCAGCGTCTGATGCTCAGAGATGGATTGACCGAGGAACAAGCCGGACTACGGTTATCCGCGCAAATGGATATTGAACAAAAAAGAAGCCTGGCCGATGTCGTCATCGACAATAGCGGAATACAGGCTGAAACAAAACAGCAAATTGATCAATTCTGGCAGCGAAAGGGACTGGCATGA
- a CDS encoding lytic transglycosylase domain-containing protein: MNILRKKRVLLVLFVGFVLILFFNSNWMSWFYPIQYKDEIRQYSQTYEVDPFLVASIIRVETNFKTSKQSHKGALGLMQIMPDTANWIMDSAQIQKVPLDSVKHEPGTNIELGTWYVHNLSVKFKDNPVAIVAAYNAGPGKVQEWLNKGVWDGKEESIKQIPFGETRHYVQRVIYYYRQYTKIYNQF; the protein is encoded by the coding sequence ATGAATATTTTGCGCAAAAAAAGAGTCCTGCTTGTTTTGTTTGTCGGGTTTGTCTTGATTCTGTTTTTTAATTCAAACTGGATGTCGTGGTTCTATCCGATTCAATATAAGGATGAGATCCGGCAATACTCGCAGACGTATGAAGTGGACCCGTTTTTGGTGGCGTCCATTATCCGCGTTGAGACGAACTTTAAGACTAGCAAGCAGTCGCACAAGGGTGCACTGGGACTCATGCAGATCATGCCCGATACGGCGAATTGGATTATGGACAGCGCCCAGATTCAAAAGGTTCCGCTGGATAGCGTCAAGCATGAGCCAGGCACCAACATTGAGCTGGGAACCTGGTATGTGCATAACCTGTCGGTGAAATTTAAGGATAATCCGGTAGCTATCGTTGCGGCTTATAACGCAGGCCCCGGTAAAGTACAGGAGTGGCTGAATAAGGGCGTATGGGATGGGAAAGAAGAATCCATCAAGCAAATCCCTTTTGGTGAGACACGACATTATGTACAGCGGGTTATTTACTACTACAGGCAATACACGAAAATTTATAATCAGTTTTAA
- a CDS encoding alpha/beta-type small acid-soluble spore protein — translation MAQGNNGSSNNLVVNKASGALEQMKYEIAQELGISIPQDGYQGNMTSYENGSIGGYITKRLVTIAEQQLAGQYQ, via the coding sequence ATGGCACAAGGAAACAATGGCAGCTCCAACAACCTGGTAGTCAACAAAGCCTCCGGCGCTCTGGAGCAAATGAAATATGAAATCGCTCAAGAGCTGGGTATCAGCATTCCTCAAGATGGATACCAAGGTAACATGACTTCCTATGAGAACGGTTCGATCGGGGGCTACATCACAAAACGCCTCGTAACGATCGCCGAACAACAATTGGCAGGTCAATACCAATAA
- the nrdR gene encoding transcriptional regulator NrdR, which produces MKCPYCAYNGTKVLDSRPANDNKSIRRRRECEQCARRFTTFEMVEETPLMVIKKDGSREEFSRDKMLRGLIRACEKRPVSVEQLDMIVSQVENAIRNTAATEVDSQQIGELVMEQLYPVDEVAYVRFASVYRQFKDINMFMKELKTLLSKDTASD; this is translated from the coding sequence ATGAAATGTCCGTACTGTGCCTACAATGGAACAAAAGTGCTGGACTCGCGGCCTGCGAATGATAACAAGTCCATCCGCCGTCGCCGCGAATGCGAGCAATGTGCCAGGCGTTTTACCACCTTTGAAATGGTGGAGGAGACCCCGCTTATGGTCATTAAAAAGGATGGTAGCCGTGAAGAGTTCAGCCGTGATAAAATGCTGCGTGGTCTCATTCGGGCCTGCGAGAAGCGTCCTGTATCCGTCGAACAACTGGATATGATCGTATCCCAGGTGGAAAACGCCATTCGTAACACAGCCGCTACAGAGGTGGATAGCCAGCAGATCGGTGAGCTGGTCATGGAACAGCTCTACCCTGTGGATGAAGTCGCTTACGTACGCTTTGCGTCCGTGTATCGGCAGTTCAAAGACATTAACATGTTTATGAAGGAACTGAAAACACTGTTATCCAAAGACACAGCCAGCGACTGA
- a CDS encoding MarR family winged helix-turn-helix transcriptional regulator, producing MNDDRHKNTPRGQLELELGEQINALISASHALNVRTAARFDPSIQPAGFHIIRWLYSYGPTSATMLAESTAMDRSSVSRLVKQLELLGYVKREASPDDRRGILLSLTELGQQKTIDALKEKEFVFYEHISRWDDEQLENFIGMLRDFNGLDHK from the coding sequence ATGAATGATGATCGACACAAAAATACGCCGAGAGGACAACTGGAATTGGAACTCGGCGAGCAAATCAATGCCCTCATAAGCGCCTCACATGCGCTAAATGTCAGAACTGCAGCACGTTTCGATCCTTCAATACAACCTGCGGGTTTCCATATTATCCGTTGGCTGTACTCATATGGCCCAACAAGCGCCACTATGCTGGCGGAATCGACAGCTATGGATCGCAGTTCGGTGAGCCGTCTCGTCAAACAACTTGAGCTTTTGGGTTATGTGAAAAGGGAAGCCTCCCCTGATGATCGTCGAGGAATACTTCTATCCCTCACTGAGCTTGGACAACAAAAGACGATTGATGCTCTAAAAGAGAAAGAATTTGTATTTTACGAACACATTTCAAGATGGGACGATGAACAACTTGAAAATTTTATCGGAATGCTTAGGGACTTTAACGGACTTGATCACAAGTAA
- a CDS encoding SDR family NAD(P)-dependent oxidoreductase encodes MTANPIVVITGATSGLGQLVAIKLAKRGAHLVMTARSRDRAEDTKKIIKDMMPSTKVDFFFGDLSLMKDVRRMGNEISTAYPKIDVLLNNAGLHAFEQRVTSEGIAEMIAVNYLAPWLLTHALYHSLKNTGSARIVNVASEASHNHGELKLPEDLTNITPFTSRGSSTIYGKTKLFNIMFTGELARQWTGTGISVNALNPGFNVTGLGRELWFASMLERFLNFFHIGDPRRGADIMTRLIVDPQYQAVTGGYFNVGTGNSIVPVHPGGDIAMQNKLWNCTKELLQQRGLLNHMT; translated from the coding sequence ATGACGGCTAATCCGATTGTTGTAATAACTGGTGCAACAAGTGGTCTGGGGCAACTCGTTGCGATTAAATTGGCTAAACGTGGTGCTCATCTTGTCATGACAGCCAGGAGCAGGGATCGCGCTGAAGATACTAAAAAAATTATAAAAGATATGATGCCCTCAACAAAGGTAGACTTTTTTTTCGGGGACCTATCCTTAATGAAAGATGTCAGACGTATGGGAAACGAGATTTCAACTGCATACCCCAAAATAGATGTGCTTTTGAATAATGCGGGACTGCATGCATTCGAACAACGGGTAACCTCCGAGGGAATTGCAGAAATGATAGCTGTGAACTATTTAGCACCGTGGTTATTGACGCACGCCTTATACCATTCCTTGAAAAATACAGGAAGCGCCAGAATTGTAAATGTTGCCTCTGAGGCTTCACACAATCATGGCGAGCTTAAGCTCCCTGAGGATTTGACCAATATAACTCCTTTTACTTCTAGAGGCTCGTCTACAATATATGGGAAAACCAAGCTGTTTAATATTATGTTTACTGGCGAACTGGCACGTCAATGGACTGGGACGGGGATCAGTGTTAATGCTCTGAATCCAGGGTTTAATGTTACAGGTCTCGGACGTGAGCTCTGGTTTGCATCAATGCTTGAGCGTTTTTTGAATTTTTTTCATATTGGTGATCCACGCAGAGGAGCTGATATTATGACTCGTTTAATTGTGGATCCGCAGTATCAGGCGGTTACAGGAGGGTATTTTAATGTCGGAACCGGAAATTCGATTGTACCTGTACACCCCGGTGGAGATATCGCTATGCAAAATAAACTGTGGAATTGTACGAAAGAATTACTACAACAAAGAGGTCTTCTTAATCATATGACCTGA
- the rhaM gene encoding L-rhamnose mutarotase, with amino-acid sequence MIRKASIMHVFPDYYEEYKRRHDKLWPEMAEVLKRHGAHNYSIFLDEETGSLFAFLEIEDEEKWEQMAQTDICQKWWAYMEPLMETNPDHSPVSRNLKEVFYLE; translated from the coding sequence GTGATTAGAAAAGCAAGTATTATGCATGTTTTTCCTGATTATTATGAAGAGTATAAGCGCCGCCATGACAAACTTTGGCCGGAAATGGCTGAAGTGCTAAAAAGGCACGGTGCACACAACTATTCCATATTTCTTGATGAAGAAACGGGGAGCTTATTTGCTTTCCTGGAAATTGAAGATGAAGAAAAATGGGAACAAATGGCTCAAACAGATATTTGCCAAAAATGGTGGGCTTATATGGAGCCTTTAATGGAAACAAATCCTGATCACAGTCCTGTGTCAAGAAATTTAAAGGAAGTATTTTATTTGGAATAA
- a CDS encoding cache domain-containing sensor histidine kinase, producing MKKIWFYFANFYKHSKLNVKLFLTITLIMMTTLAFVLGGLQYAFSLYDEQIYAKSAQVLMMSSNNVEEKLERVEEISYNIAVDPYIQKTLLELQGNAKGYDFYRLEQKMGDELEKYVDPANYIQSIYLYDSAGREFLAGDSSKPIKNKDKVLALSQADKYEGKNHWMELEGSNGDLISVRLIQSYENLNFETIGKLLVRVHLDKIVSGLPKPHGEIAGNIVITKEDEVFYSEKGIDDLKEYHFNAKNDQGYSIEYINGERSFVSHITTDFKDWTYWSIIPFNMMFSKITAAKYTLVLVFMLMFVFLISLGFKFLRKFTNPIQELAATMQEVQKGNFHAVNLLNPSTINEDEIGILYRNFITMIQRIDELIQENFSKQLLIKETEFKALQAQINPHFLYNTLESVNWLAKINKQKQISSMVEALGHLMRYSTNFKQGIITLEEELDILKSYLTIQKYRFDDRIDFQMDFPSHVAKYKIPKLILQPLLENSFKHAVEPSIYLSVIKLHVYQEEDKLFIRIEDNGPGIDPLILQKVKEGKLNLKGTGIGLNNIDDRIKLYAGEQYGLRIENLSGKGTAITVVLPAQTG from the coding sequence ATGAAGAAGATATGGTTTTACTTTGCGAATTTTTATAAACATTCAAAGTTAAACGTAAAGCTTTTCTTAACGATTACATTGATTATGATGACAACGCTTGCATTTGTATTAGGAGGTCTTCAATATGCTTTTTCCCTCTATGATGAGCAAATCTATGCAAAATCCGCACAAGTGCTGATGATGTCATCCAACAACGTAGAAGAGAAGCTTGAAAGAGTGGAAGAAATTAGTTATAACATCGCAGTCGACCCGTATATTCAAAAAACTTTATTAGAGCTTCAAGGAAATGCAAAAGGCTATGATTTCTATCGTCTTGAACAGAAAATGGGAGATGAATTGGAGAAATATGTGGACCCGGCAAATTACATTCAGTCCATTTATCTGTACGATTCAGCAGGAAGGGAGTTTTTGGCCGGGGATAGCAGCAAACCAATAAAGAATAAAGATAAGGTACTTGCTCTTAGCCAGGCGGATAAGTATGAGGGTAAAAACCATTGGATGGAGCTGGAAGGGAGTAATGGGGATTTAATTTCTGTTCGCCTGATCCAGTCTTATGAGAACTTAAACTTTGAAACCATCGGCAAACTGCTTGTTCGTGTTCATTTAGACAAGATTGTAAGCGGTTTACCAAAACCTCACGGAGAAATAGCAGGCAATATTGTGATTACAAAAGAGGATGAGGTTTTTTATTCGGAAAAAGGAATAGATGATTTAAAAGAATATCATTTCAATGCGAAAAATGATCAGGGGTATAGTATTGAATACATTAATGGGGAAAGAAGCTTTGTCAGCCATATTACAACCGATTTTAAAGACTGGACATACTGGAGCATCATTCCGTTTAACATGATGTTTTCCAAGATTACCGCTGCAAAATATACCTTGGTGCTGGTTTTTATGTTAATGTTCGTTTTTCTTATTTCCCTTGGTTTTAAATTTTTAAGAAAGTTTACGAATCCCATTCAAGAATTAGCAGCTACCATGCAGGAAGTCCAAAAGGGGAACTTTCACGCCGTAAATTTATTAAATCCCTCTACGATTAATGAAGACGAAATTGGGATTCTTTATCGGAATTTTATAACCATGATCCAAAGAATTGATGAGTTGATCCAGGAGAACTTTTCTAAGCAGCTGCTGATCAAGGAAACTGAATTTAAAGCACTGCAGGCTCAGATCAACCCGCACTTTTTATACAATACGCTGGAGTCCGTTAATTGGTTGGCTAAAATAAATAAACAGAAGCAAATTTCAAGCATGGTGGAAGCCCTTGGTCATCTCATGAGATACTCCACCAATTTTAAGCAGGGTATTATTACACTTGAAGAAGAACTCGACATTTTAAAAAGTTATTTAACCATCCAAAAATACCGGTTTGACGACCGGATTGATTTTCAAATGGACTTCCCCTCCCATGTTGCAAAATATAAAATTCCAAAGTTAATATTGCAGCCGCTACTGGAGAATTCGTTCAAGCATGCAGTTGAGCCTTCGATCTATTTGTCAGTTATTAAATTGCATGTTTATCAGGAAGAGGACAAGCTATTTATTCGGATAGAAGATAATGGGCCTGGCATAGATCCCCTAATACTTCAAAAAGTAAAAGAAGGCAAACTAAATCTTAAAGGTACTGGAATAGGATTGAATAATATCGATGATAGGATCAAGCTTTATGCTGGTGAACAGTATGGTTTAAGAATTGAAAATCTTTCGGGAAAAGGGACCGCAATTACGGTAGTTTTACCTGCTCAAACGGGGTGA